In Helianthus annuus cultivar XRQ/B chromosome 8, HanXRQr2.0-SUNRISE, whole genome shotgun sequence, a single genomic region encodes these proteins:
- the LOC118480935 gene encoding uncharacterized protein LOC118480935, translated as MVGHGRDIQFWTACWFGEEPLANRFPNLFCLESCKHVAVADRLVEENGVFRFRARWKRRPNSTCEVRELQEIAGALSDVSFGTGQDYWVWKLNASGSFTVNSMRRLVQKVRSSDLGTGFQWNSWAPIKVNFLAWRLSLDRIPTLMALARRQVNLESTICRFCGEMDESADHLFVGCGFTQVVWDFVARWCNIRPFYALDVKDLVNMHMHVNGPRKWQKAYYTVILTTIWSIWKCRNEVIFNQKELKTERLIEEIRTLSYLWVRNRSKSLGLTWGNWSVFDLSCMVS; from the coding sequence ATGGTGGGTCATGGAAGGGATATACAGTTCTGGACAGCATGTTGGTTTGGGGAAGAGCCATTGGCAAACAGGTTTCCTAATCTGTTCTGCTTGGAAAGTTGCAAACACGTAGCGGTGGCAGATCGTTTGGTGGAAGAGAATGGGGTCTTCAGATTTAGAGCCCGATGGAAAAGGCGGCCAAATTCAACATGTGAGGTCAGAGAGTTACAAGAAATTGCAGGGGCTCTTTCGGATGTGAGTTTTGGAACAGGTCAAGACTACTGGGTTTGGAAGTTAAACGCCTCCGGAAGCTTTACGGTCAATAGTATGAGGCGGCTAGTGCAAAAAGTAAGGTCTTCGGATCTGGGTACAGGATTTCAGTGGAATTCATGGGCCCCAATAAAAGTGAATTTCTTGGCTTGGCGCTTATCCTTGGATCGTATTCCGACATTGATGGCACTAGCTAGGAGACAGGTGAACTTAGAGTCGACTATATGTAGATTTTGTGGCGAAATGGATGAATCTGCAGACCATTTATTCGTGGGATGCGGTTTCACTCAAGTGGTCTGGGATTTTGTGGCTAGGTGGTGTAACATAAGACCCTTCTACGCGCTAGATGTCAAAGACCTCGTAAATATGCATATGCATGTTAACGGCCCCCGAAAGTGGCAGAAGGCGTATTATACGGTGATACTGACGACAATATGGAGCATCTGGAAATGCAGGAACGAAGTTAttttcaaccagaaagaactaaAAACGGAAAGGTTAATCGAGGAAATAAGGACGTTGAGTTATCTGTGGGTCCGTAACCGGTCTAAATCGTTGGGTCTAACATGGGGAAACTGGAGTGTTTTTGATCTTTCCTGTATGGTTTCTTAA
- the LOC110869791 gene encoding G-type lectin S-receptor-like serine/threonine-protein kinase At4g27290, with protein sequence MSTDNWRSGCRRTRSLDCAPEEGFLKVSSIKLPDTQNAVFNANLSLQQCEVACKNNCSCTAYTNPNITPGGVGCLLWFGDLIDIRVYQVNGQDLYVRLAASELLVKVLERDQNSSKKESIELPVFSLSAISRATNKFSTDNKLGEGGFGPVYKGVLEEGQEIAVKRLSKSSKQGIDEFKNEVLCIAKLQHRNLVKLLGYCIQGEETMLVYEYMPNKSLDWFIFGDLRKSLLNWPQRFNIIHGIARGLLYLHQDSRLRVVHRDLKAGNILLDRDMNPKISDFGLARMFDGHESEANTKKVVGTLGYISPEYAANGLFSVKSDIFSYGVLVLEIVSGKKNRGFVHEFDHDINLLGHAWKLYEEGNSLDLIDRSLGESWSINEVLRSIHIGLLCVQHRADDRPTTAVVVSMLASEGSLPSPKKPAFFIHGSESNSVSIRPSSVNGVTLSQIDGR encoded by the exons ATGAGTACTGATAATTGGAGAAGTGGTTGTAGACGAACTAGATCTTTGGATTGTGCGCCAGAAGAGGGATTTCTAAAGGTCTCAAGCATTAAATTGCCAGACACTCAGAATGCTGTGTTTAATGCCAACCTGAGCCTTCAGCAATGTGAGGTGGCTTGCAAGAATAACTGCTCATGCACTGCCTACACAAATCCAAACATCACTCCAGGTGGAGTTGGATGCTTGCTATGGTTTGGTGATCTAATTGATATCCGAGTGTACCAAGTAAATGGCCAAGATCTTTATGTTAGACTCGCAGCCTCCGAATTACTAG TAAAGGTCCTTGAAAGAGATCAAAACAGTAGCAAGAAGGAAAGTATAGAGTTGCCAGTCTTTAGTTTATCAGCAATTTCTAGGGCAACCAATAAGTTCTCTACCGACAACAAGCTTGGAGAAGGTGGGTTTGGTCCAGTGTACAAG GGTGTTTTAGAAGAAGGACAAGAGATTGCTGTAAAGCGGCTTTCAAAGTCATCTAAACAAGGGATTGATGAATTCAAGAATGAAGTTTTATGCATTGCTAAACTTCAGCATAGGAATCTGGTGAAGCTCTTGGGATACTGCATTCAAGGGGAGGAGACAATGCTGGTTTATGAATACATGCCCAACAAAAGTCTGGACTGGTTTATATTTG GTGATTTAAGGAAGTCATTACTTAACTGGCCACAACGTTTTAACATTATCCATGGAATTGCTCGAGGTCTTCTTTATCTTCATCAAGATTCCCGACTTAGAGTTGTACATAGAGATTTGAAAGCAGGTAACATTTTGCTCGATCGTGACATGAATCCAAAAATATCGGATTTTGGTTTGGCTAGAATGTTTGATGGACATGAGAGTGAAGCAAATACAAAGAAAGTGGTGGGAACTTT GGGCTACATTTCTCCAGAGTATGCAGCAAATGGTCTGTTCTCAGTAAAGTCAGATATTTTTAGCTATGGGGTTTTGGTATTGGAGATAGTGAGTGGAAAGAAAAATAGAGGTTTTGTTCATGAATTTGACCATGATATTAACCTTCTTGGACAT GCTTGGAAACTTTACGAAGAAGGCAATTCTCTTGATTTAATTGACAGATCATTAGGTGAGTCGTGGTCTATTAATGAAGTGTTGCGATCAATACACATAGGCTTATTATGTGTACAACATCGAGCAGACGATAGACCTACCACAGCGGTTGTGGTTTCCATGTTGGCTAGTGAAGGGTCGCTACCTTCTCCGAAGAAACCCGCTTTCTTCATTCACGGAAGTGAAAGCAACTCCGTTTCAATTCGCCCATCATCAGTTAATGGAGTGACACTAAGTCAAATAGATGGCAGATAA
- the LOC118480936 gene encoding G-type lectin S-receptor-like serine/threonine-protein kinase At4g27290, giving the protein MEMNQTICIMLLYSVIFFLMLKTCRSLDTIVVHQNLLDGETIISGNAAFELGFFSPGSSKYRYLGIWFKNTSPHTVAWVANRETPLTDSSGMLKLDSQGILSLVNSSGTTIWSSNSTTSGTNANPVAHLLDTGNLVIKSENQTNKNILIWQSFDYPGDTYLPGMKLGKNFITGREMYVTSWKSADDPSPGKYTIRFSMVKGNYQQVHIRKSSVIEGRIGPYNGIAFAGQPSYKSNPLYTFNFDMIVDENEMYFVLNFMSTSFLLRLIVTPGGKYEVFN; this is encoded by the exons ATGGAGATGAATCAAACCATATGCATAATGTTACTCTATTCGGTTATCTTCTTTCTCATGCTAAaaacttgtagatctttagacaCCATAGTTGTGCATCAAAACTTGTTAGATGGTGAGACCATTATTTCCGGGAACGCAGCATTCGAGCTGGGTTTCTTTAGCCCAGGCAGTTCCAAATATCGATACCTGGGGATATGGTTCAAGAACACATCACCTCATACGGTTGCATGGGTTGCTAACAGGGAAACACCACTTACTGATTCCTCTGGCATGCTCAAATTAGACAGCCAAGGGATCCTGTCTCTTGTCAATAGTAGCGGTACAACCATTTGGTCATCCAACTCCACGACATCTGGAACAAATGCCAATCCTGTAGCACACCTCTTAGATACGGGCAATCTGGTAATTAAGAGTGAGAATCAAACCAACAAGAATATTCTCATTTGGCAAAGTTTTGATTACCCTGGAGATACCTACTTACCAGGAATGAAGTTAGGGAAGAATTTCATAACAGGACGAGAGATGTACGTGACATCATGGAAGAGTGCAGATGATCCTTCTCCAGGTAAGTATACAATCAGATTTTCAATGGTCAAGGGAAACTATCAACAAGTACATATTAGGAAAAGCTCTGTTATTGAAGGAAGGATTGGGCCGTATAATGGTATAGCGTTCGCTGGGCAGCCAAGCTATAAAAGTAATCCACTTTATACGTTCAACTTTGATATGATTGTAGATGAGAATGAGATGTATTTTGTATTAAATTTTATGAGCACATCATTCTTGTTAAGGTTGATAGTGACTCCAGGCGGGAAGTATGAG GTTTTCAACTAA
- the LOC118479364 gene encoding G-type lectin S-receptor-like serine/threonine-protein kinase SD1-1: MVAYAVTKKRNRLHMKVRGDSYARDKKDNNVQMEDLDELPSFSLNKLIKATDNFDINKKIGEGGFGPVYKCVMEDGQEVAIKRLSETSKQGLDEFKNEVICIAKLQHRNLVKLIGYCMHGNEMILIYEYMANKSLDTILFDETKSLMLDWPRRLNIIHGIARGILYLHQDSRLQIIHRDLKAGNILLDGDMNPKISDFGLARKFVGSDTAAMTRKVVGTYGYISPEYAVHGRFSVKSDVFSFGVLVLEILSGKKNKGFYHKDHNDNLLGHAWRLYKEGRTNEFMDASLHGSAHAMSLKC, from the exons ATGGTGGCATATGCTGTTACAAAGAAACGAAATAGGCTTCATATGAAAGTAAGAG GAGACAGTTATGCCCGTGATAAAAAGGATAACAATGTTCAGATGGAAGATCTTGACGAGCTACCTTCATTTAgcttaaataaattaattaaggCTACAGATAACTTTGACATCAATAAAAAGATTGGAGAAGGTGGATTCGGCCCTGTTTACAAG TGTGTGATGGAAGATGGTCAAGAAGTAGCCATAAAGAGGCTATCAGAAACATCCAAACAAGGGCTTGATGAGTTCAAGAATGAAGTCATTTGTATTGCAAAACTTCAGCACCGGAATCTTGTGAAGCTTATAGGATACTGCATGCATGGAAACgaaatgattttgatttatgAATACATGGCTAACAAAAGCTTGGACACAATTCTGTTTG ATGAAACAAAAAGTTTAATGCTTGACTGGCCTCGGCGACTTAATATCATACATGGGATAGCTAGAGGCATTCTATATTTACATCAAGATTCCCGCCTTCAAATTATCCACAGAGATCTCAAGGCAGGCAATATTCTGTTGGATGGCGACATGAACCCAAAAATCTCTGACTTTGGTCTTGCTAGAAAGTTTGTAGGATCTGATACTGCTGCTATGACAAGAAAGGTGGTCGGGACATA TGGATACATTTCGCCAGAGTATGCAGTACACGGGCGATTCTCTGTAAAGTCGGATGTATTTAGCTTTGGTGTTTTGGTGTTGGAGATATTGAGTGGTAAGAAAAACAAAGGATTCTATCATAAAGATCACAATGACAACCTTCTTGGACAT GCTTGGAGACTCTATAAAGAAGGCAGGACCAATGAGTTCATGGATGCATCTTTACATGGCTCGGCTCATGCAATGTCTCTGAAGTGTTAA
- the LOC118479368 gene encoding G-type lectin S-receptor-like serine/threonine-protein kinase At4g27290, which produces MEIGSMILLFSCVLFLLLSSCATLDTISTNQVIRDGDTIVSDDKMFELGFFSPERSKNWYVGIWYKKISTGTVVWVANRETTITDKSGMLELSRQGNQLICSGDNTVIWSSNLTVSAMNDNLVVVVQLLDTGNLVVWDRSTKNERVIWQSFDHPGNTFLPGMKIGKDLASGRERVIIPWKSADDPSPGPYLHWLDTNGYPQIFVRKGSVIRWRSGPWNGLKFQGWSIENPNPIYSIQFVMNEKEIYYKYDLKSSAVQRVLVLPDDVAVPLQWMDQIQEWVVHTIGAATDSCGGYGLCGPYASCNANRYPPCKCMAGFKPQVPDEWDRANGSSGCERKQDLDCMSGSGFKRISGIVFPDTRRSWYNHSMTLEECEMACRMKCNCTAYANSDIRNGGSGCLLWFDELMDTRENDDNQDLYIKLAASEFAGSHVYGFNYIFELL; this is translated from the coding sequence ATGGAAATTGGTTCCATGATACTACTATTCTCATGTGTTTTATTCTTGCttctttcatcttgtgcaacacTAGACACCATATCTACAAATCAAGTAATCAGAGATGGAGACACAATAGTTTCAGATGATAAAATGTTTGAACTTGGGTTCTTTAGCCCCGAAAGATCCAAGAATTGGTACGTAGGGATCTGGTACAAGAAAATATCAACGGGTACAGTCGTATGGGTTGCTAACAGGGAGACAACAATCACAGATAAATCAGGCATGCTCGAACTTAGCAGGCAGGGAAACCAACTAATTTGTAGCGGTGACAATACAGTTATCTGGTCATCCAATTTAACAGTATCTGCAATGAATGATAATCTGGTGGTGGTCGTGCAGCTTCTGGATACTGGAAATCTTGTTGTGTGGGATAGAAGTACCAAGAACGAACGCGTAATCTGGCAAAGTTTTGATCATCCGGGTAACACATTCTTACCCGGAATGAAAATTGGGAAAGATTTGGCATCAGGAAGAGAACGAGTTATAATACCATGGAAGAGTGCAGACGATCCTTCACCAGGTCCATATTTACATTGGCTAGACACAAATGGTTATCCACAAATATTTGTGAGAAAAGGTTCGGTTATACGATGGAGATCTGGACCATGGAATGGTCTTAAGTTTCAAGGCTGGAGCATAGAAAACCCAAATCCTATTTACTCGATTCAGTTTGTAATGAAcgaaaaggaaatatattataaaTATGATCTTAAGTCATCGGCTGTTCAAAGGGTCCTTGTGTTGCCAGATGACGTCGCAGTGCCTTTGCAATGGATGGATCAAATCCAAGAGTGGGTTGTGCATACTATTGGAGCCGCAACAGATAGTTGTGGTGGTTACGGGCTTTGTGGGCCATATGCAAGCTGCAATGCTAACAGGTACCCCCCTTGTAAATGTATGGCAGGTTTTAAGCCTCAGGTCCCAGATGAATGGGATAGAGCAAATGGGTCGAGTGGGTGTGAACGTAAACAGGACTTAGATTGTATGAGTGGGTCTGGCTTTAAAAGAATCTCAGGAATTGTGTTTCCGGACACACGGCGTTCATGGTATAATCATAGCATGACACTTGAAGAATGTGAGATGGCTTGCAGAATGAAGTGCAATTGTACGGCTTATGCAAATTCAGATATCAGAAATGGAGGAAGCGGATGTTTGCTTTGGTTTGATGAGCTTATGGACaccagagaaaatgatgataaccAAGATCTTTACATAAAATTGGCTGCCTCTGAGTTTGCAGGTTCACACGTCTATGGTTTTAACTATATTTTTGAGTTGTTATAA